The nucleotide sequence CGGGTTTTTCTCCAGGTAATCCTGATGGTATTCCTCTGCCAGGTAATAATGTTCAAGCGGCTCTACTTCTGTAACAAGAGGATCGTCGTATTTCGGTGCCTCGTTCGCCATCACGGCTTCAATGATTGCGCGGTCGGCTTCATCTTTGTAGTAGACGCCGGTGCGGTATTGTTCGCCGCGGTCATTGCCTTGCTGATTCAATAACGTCGGATCGATAATCATGAAGTAATGGGACAGCAATTTTTCAAGATCGATGCGTTCGGGATCGTAGCGGACATGGACGGTTTCCGCGTGTCCTGTATTTTTGCGTGTTACGTCTTCATAACTGGGGTTTTCGGTATTGCCATTGGCGTAGCCGGAAGTGACGTCATAAACACCGAATACCCGCGCCATATAGGCTTCGACGCCCCAGAAGCAGCCGCCTGCAAGCCAAATATCCTTTAAGTTTTCTTCATCAAAAGTTAAGCCCTCATTCGGATTGTCGGGAAACCGTGATTCAGATTCGGCAGCAGTGGTTTCACCTGCATTGTTAAAGTTTGGCACGGAACAGCCGGCCAGCAACACGATCAATAGCAGGAGACAGGCGTGTTTAAGTTTCATGGTTGGGTAACCGCCTTTCATTATTGGATGCTTTCAAAGGTCTCATAAATTTGGTCGTTGCTGAAATGGCCGGGAGCGCTTTTTACCATGACGCCGTCAGAACCGATGTAAGTGGAAGTTGGATAGGCAAGGACTCCATATTCATCGAAGACAGCACCGCCTTCATCCAATAGGACGGTAATGTTCGATGCGTTGTCCAGTCCACTGAACCATTTGGCGAAAGACGCACTGTCTTTTTCGGCATTTGAACTTGGCGACACGATGGTCAGCACTTCAAAGTCGGGATCTTCACCAGCCAGCGTATTCAATTCTTCCATGCCGGCGAGGCAGATAGAGCACCAGGATGCCCAGAATTTCACGTATACTTTTTTGCCGACATACTGAGACAATTCGTGCGGATTGCCTTCCAAATCGACCAGGTCAAAAGCAGGCGCCGGTTCGCCTTTATTCACCGGTTGTGCAGAAGTGGCAGCGTTTTCAGGATTGCTGGAACAAGCAGCCAATAAACAAATTAATGCGGTGACCAGGAACATTTTAGAGAATGGTTTCATCGGACTCATCCTTTACTTGGGAATCTAGCGGCTGGGGAAAAGGCAATTGCGGATAGGGCAGCCATCTCTATTTACAAATATCATATAGCGGATTGGCAATAAAAGACATTGAATGGACTCAGACTAGGGAATAAAGAGCAGAGGACTGTCCACATTCCGGACAATAGATGAAAACCGGCAGCCCATTTCTCGAAGCTGCCGGTTTTGTGTAAATGGAAAACATTCTATTTGTAGTTGTCAAAATCAAACTGCACACCTGTCAGCTTTTCGGAAACGTTCCAAAGTTTCTGGGCAACGGCTGCATCCAGCGCAACATCGTGCGGCGTTTCAAGCGTCGGGTAGCCTTTTCGGTAGCCTTTGCCGTCCGGTCCAATGTACTCACCGCCTGTTAGGGAAGGATGGGTTGCCGCGTAAATCGTTGCAAGAGCACCCATTTCCGGCGGCTGCAAATAGAAGTTGGCGGCGTTTCTTAAAAACTTAGGAGCATCCCGTTTTCCAAGTTTGAATATGTTGGTGGCGGAAATGCCGGGATGGCAGGCCACGCTGATGGTTTGGCAGCCATGCTCTTTTAATTTCTTGTCCAGTTCGAGCGCAAACATCAGATTGGCGAGTTTGCTTTGGTTGTAAAATTTCTTAGCCTTATAGCCTTTGGAACCGTCCAAATTGTCAAAGTTGATTTTCCCTCGGTTATGGGCCAGGGAAGCAATGGTTACTACGCGCGAAAAAGGCGTTTTATTCAGCAACGGCAGCAAGAGGCCGGTCAATGCAAAATGGCCAAGATGATTGCCGCCGAACTGCAGTTCAAAGCCGTCTTTGGTTTTGGTATATGGAGGCATCATGACACCGGCATTGTTGATCAGCAAGTCGAGCGAATCGTTTTCGCTCCGGAAG is from Planococcus liqunii and encodes:
- the msrB gene encoding peptide-methionine (R)-S-oxide reductase MsrB, with the translated sequence MKLKHACLLLLIVLLAGCSVPNFNNAGETTAAESESRFPDNPNEGLTFDEENLKDIWLAGGCFWGVEAYMARVFGVYDVTSGYANGNTENPSYEDVTRKNTGHAETVHVRYDPERIDLEKLLSHYFMIIDPTLLNQQGNDRGEQYRTGVYYKDEADRAIIEAVMANEAPKYDDPLVTEVEPLEHYYLAEEYHQDYLEKNPNGYCHVEFDSLEDQEVPALIDPALYPKPSDEELKATLTDAQYQVTQKNDTETAYSNEYWDNYEPGIYVDVATGEPLFSSRDKYDSKCGWPSFTQPIEPDVVTEHKDTSYNMVRIEVRSRSGDSHLGHVFNDGPKDKGGLRYCINSASILFIPEAEMEAEGYGYLKGLL
- a CDS encoding TlpA family protein disulfide reductase, with amino-acid sequence MKPFSKMFLVTALICLLAACSSNPENAATSAQPVNKGEPAPAFDLVDLEGNPHELSQYVGKKVYVKFWASWCSICLAGMEELNTLAGEDPDFEVLTIVSPSSNAEKDSASFAKWFSGLDNASNITVLLDEGGAVFDEYGVLAYPTSTYIGSDGVMVKSAPGHFSNDQIYETFESIQ
- a CDS encoding oxidoreductase: MEKHLLAGKTAVITGANSGIGLEAAKDLAGKGARIVMAVRNLQKGNAARQEIIGRHPQAQVELMQLDLTDLTNIRFFTERFRSENDSLDLLINNAGVMMPPYTKTKDGFELQFGGNHLGHFALTGLLLPLLNKTPFSRVVTIASLAHNRGKINFDNLDGSKGYKAKKFYNQSKLANLMFALELDKKLKEHGCQTISVACHPGISATNIFKLGKRDAPKFLRNAANFYLQPPEMGALATIYAATHPSLTGGEYIGPDGKGYRKGYPTLETPHDVALDAAVAQKLWNVSEKLTGVQFDFDNYK